From the Hymenobacter yonginensis genome, one window contains:
- the def gene encoding peptide deformylase, with translation MIYPIVAFGDPVLKARAKDIPADFPAADLQQIVQDMYDTMYHAHGVGLAAPQVGKGIRLFVIDSEPMMDEDEDGNPIIEEPTAGPVKRAFINPQMVSETGEEWGFEEGCLSIPGVREMVYRHETIVIRYEDEQRQTHEETFSGMTARVIQHEYDHLEGVLFTDKISGFKKQLIKGKLARISKGDVNADYRMRFAGQGRR, from the coding sequence ATGATTTACCCCATAGTTGCGTTCGGCGACCCGGTGCTGAAAGCCCGCGCCAAAGACATTCCGGCCGATTTTCCGGCCGCTGACCTCCAGCAGATCGTGCAGGACATGTACGACACCATGTACCACGCCCACGGCGTGGGACTGGCCGCCCCGCAGGTGGGCAAAGGCATCCGGCTGTTCGTTATCGACTCGGAGCCGATGATGGACGAGGATGAGGACGGCAACCCCATCATCGAGGAGCCCACGGCCGGGCCGGTGAAGCGCGCCTTCATCAACCCGCAGATGGTGAGCGAAACCGGCGAGGAATGGGGCTTCGAGGAAGGCTGCCTGAGCATTCCGGGCGTGCGCGAAATGGTGTACCGCCATGAAACCATCGTGATTCGCTACGAAGACGAGCAGCGCCAGACGCACGAGGAAACCTTCTCGGGCATGACGGCCCGCGTGATTCAGCACGAGTACGACCACCTGGAAGGCGTGCTGTTCACCGACAAGATTTCGGGCTTCAAGAAGCAGCTCATCAAGGGCAAGCTGGCGCGCATCAGCAAAGGCGACGTGAATGCCGACTACCGCATGCGTTTCGCGGGCCAGGGCCGGCGGTAG